In Fluviispira sanaruensis, a genomic segment contains:
- a CDS encoding SDR family NAD(P)-dependent oxidoreductase → MSFEDKTILITGGTRGIGLAIAEKFLEANAKKVYITGTRTLGLQNGNSKYFFIKSNFLDSESLNSLLNEINSLEIDILINNAGINKIDKFQNVSSEDFMKIQHVNLFAPFEICKAIIPNMKKKGWGRIVNISSIFGKITKEYRAPYSASKFALDGMTAAMAIELAEYGILANCVAPGFVDTELTHKILDQNGIADLVSKVPLKRLAKPNEIAELVLWLASSKNTYLTAQNIAIDGGFTRV, encoded by the coding sequence ATGAGCTTTGAGGATAAGACAATTTTAATTACTGGAGGAACGAGAGGAATTGGCCTTGCAATTGCAGAAAAATTTTTAGAAGCAAATGCAAAAAAAGTATATATAACAGGAACCCGTACTTTAGGATTACAAAATGGAAATAGTAAATATTTTTTTATAAAATCAAATTTTTTGGATTCAGAGAGCTTAAATAGTCTTTTAAATGAAATAAATTCACTTGAAATAGATATCTTAATAAATAACGCTGGAATTAATAAAATCGATAAATTCCAAAATGTTTCTTCTGAAGACTTTATGAAAATTCAACATGTAAATTTATTCGCACCATTTGAAATTTGTAAAGCTATAATTCCTAATATGAAAAAGAAAGGATGGGGAAGAATTGTTAATATTTCATCAATATTTGGAAAAATCACCAAGGAGTATCGTGCGCCATATTCAGCAAGTAAATTTGCTCTTGACGGCATGACTGCTGCTATGGCTATAGAATTAGCGGAATATGGAATTCTTGCTAATTGCGTAGCTCCAGGATTTGTAGATACAGAGTTAACACACAAAATTCTGGATCAAAATGGCATTGCAGATTTGGTAAGTAAAGTTCCTTTAAAGAGACTTGCTAAACCAAATGAAATTGCTGAACTGGTTTTATGGCTTGCAAGCTCAAAAAATACGTATCTTACGGCACAAAATATTGCAATAGATGGGGGTTTTACCCGTGTCTAA
- the rfbF gene encoding glucose-1-phosphate cytidylyltransferase, whose protein sequence is MKVVILCGGLGTRLSEETYLKPKPMVTIGGKPILWHIMNIYSAQGFNEFVLALGYKSEYIKEYFLNFYALNSDISVNLSSGQVSYLRSSEKNWKIDLIDTGDASMTGGRLKRLQSYIEPHGTFMMTYGDGVANVNLNELLNFHKNHGKYVSVTSVRPPARFGNIVFQGNQIVDFHEKPQTGDGWVNGGYFVMEPSIFNYLENDLTVLEGKPLEKLASDGELMGYQHDGFWQCMDTIRDKNLLEELWASNTAKWKVWNEKC, encoded by the coding sequence ATGAAAGTTGTGATTTTATGTGGTGGCCTAGGAACTCGCTTAAGTGAAGAAACTTATTTAAAACCCAAACCAATGGTGACAATTGGCGGCAAACCAATTTTGTGGCATATTATGAACATTTATTCAGCCCAAGGTTTTAATGAGTTCGTTTTAGCATTAGGTTATAAAAGTGAATATATAAAGGAATACTTTTTAAATTTTTATGCTTTGAATAGCGATATTTCAGTTAATCTCTCTTCAGGACAAGTCAGTTATTTGCGTTCTAGTGAAAAAAATTGGAAAATAGATCTTATTGATACAGGTGATGCTTCAATGACAGGCGGAAGATTAAAAAGATTACAAAGCTATATTGAGCCGCATGGTACATTTATGATGACCTATGGAGATGGTGTTGCAAATGTTAATTTAAATGAATTGCTTAATTTTCATAAAAATCATGGGAAATATGTTTCAGTGACTTCTGTCCGGCCTCCTGCAAGATTTGGAAATATTGTATTTCAAGGGAACCAGATTGTTGATTTTCACGAAAAGCCTCAAACAGGGGATGGTTGGGTGAATGGTGGCTATTTTGTAATGGAACCAAGTATTTTTAATTATCTTGAAAATGATTTAACTGTTCTTGAAGGAAAACCTTTAGAGAAACTAGCTTCAGATGGAGAGTTAATGGGTTATCAACATGATGGTTTTTGGCAATGTATGGATACGATTCGCGATAAAAATCTTCTTGAAGAATTGTGGGCATCAAATACAGCTAAATGGAAAGTTTGGAATGAAAAATGTTAA
- a CDS encoding HpcH/HpaI aldolase family protein → MIRLGTWITIPHPSIIEIIAKQNFNWICTDLEHSPVSRIELQTSITIIQANGKKAFVRVSANTHNDIKFPLDAGADGIIIPMVNSATEAYEAVQHCLYPPFGRRGAGLSRAQDYGFGFSNHYEKNINNLEIFVQIEHIKAVEEIKQILEIKNITGVFVGPYDLSGSMGIPGDFENPKLKNAIDEVAIETKKAGKFLGIHIIKPEANELKKYAELGYNFLALSLDSYFLGQKIADEVDNFYKIL, encoded by the coding sequence ATGATTCGCTTAGGAACTTGGATTACAATACCGCACCCCAGCATTATTGAAATTATAGCCAAACAAAATTTCAATTGGATATGCACCGATTTGGAGCACTCTCCTGTATCCCGAATTGAGCTACAGACTTCAATTACAATTATTCAAGCAAATGGAAAGAAAGCATTTGTCAGAGTTTCAGCAAATACACATAATGATATCAAGTTTCCTTTAGATGCGGGGGCTGATGGAATTATCATTCCTATGGTAAATTCTGCAACAGAAGCATATGAAGCTGTTCAACATTGTCTATATCCTCCCTTTGGCAGAAGGGGAGCGGGACTTTCCCGTGCGCAAGATTATGGCTTTGGGTTTTCTAATCATTATGAAAAAAATATAAATAATTTAGAAATTTTTGTACAGATTGAACATATAAAAGCAGTTGAAGAAATAAAACAAATTTTAGAAATTAAAAATATCACTGGTGTGTTTGTCGGACCATACGATTTAAGTGGCTCTATGGGCATACCTGGTGATTTTGAAAATCCTAAACTTAAAAACGCAATTGATGAAGTTGCTATAGAAACGAAAAAAGCTGGAAAATTTCTCGGAATACATATTATAAAACCTGAAGCCAATGAGTTAAAAAAATATGCTGAGCTTGGCTATAATTTTTTAGCCCTTAGCCTAGACAGCTATTTTTTAGGACAAAAAATAGCTGACGAAGTTGATAATTTTTATAAAATATTATAG
- a CDS encoding cyclase family protein — protein MSNYIFLSHFLNEKTPSYGKRSPFIKRDVSKISCCQSSNSQYWEFSNHIGTHVDFPFHFDESGKKLETYSAKDWIFQKPVLIELECAPGYFINIKDLEKHIPEKCDIVFIKTSFEKFRNEDIYWENNPGVLPEVGIWLRKNRKNLKAIGFDFISLTSFSNKEIGGEAHKAFLNSNYEGEPLLIIEDMKLSALISSPKSVIIAPLLIEGADGSPVTVIAEI, from the coding sequence TTGTCAAACTACATTTTTTTATCACATTTTTTAAATGAAAAAACACCTTCATATGGTAAAAGATCTCCTTTTATTAAAAGAGACGTTTCAAAAATATCTTGTTGCCAATCCTCTAATAGTCAATACTGGGAGTTTAGCAATCATATCGGTACTCATGTTGATTTTCCATTTCATTTTGACGAGAGTGGCAAAAAATTAGAAACTTATTCAGCAAAAGATTGGATTTTTCAGAAACCAGTTTTAATAGAATTAGAATGTGCACCTGGTTATTTTATAAATATTAAAGATCTTGAAAAGCACATACCTGAAAAATGTGATATTGTTTTTATTAAAACCTCATTTGAGAAATTTAGAAATGAAGATATTTATTGGGAAAACAATCCAGGAGTCTTGCCGGAAGTAGGAATATGGTTAAGAAAAAATCGAAAGAATCTTAAAGCCATAGGTTTCGATTTTATTTCATTAACTAGCTTTTCTAACAAAGAAATTGGCGGAGAGGCACATAAAGCTTTTCTCAATTCAAATTACGAAGGTGAGCCTCTTCTTATTATCGAAGATATGAAGTTAAGTGCTCTTATTTCTTCACCAAAATCTGTTATTATTGCTCCATTATTAATAGAAGGGGCAGATGGTTCTCCGGTTACGGTAATTGCTGAAATTTAG
- a CDS encoding dTDP-4-dehydrorhamnose 3,5-epimerase: MKEKEFGQDEGKKVVNNVILKTNIFDIKIHPLKKISDQRGMVMHMLRCDTSHFSKFGEVYFSTIKENATKAWKKHLFMTQNLAVPVGKIKLVCFDDRKNSFSYGLIDEIYLGIEHFYLVTVPPLIWYGFQGIGACESLIANCTDMPHDPNEVVRKSESDESIPYKWF; this comes from the coding sequence GTGAAAGAAAAAGAATTTGGACAAGATGAAGGGAAAAAAGTCGTAAATAATGTAATATTAAAAACAAATATTTTTGATATTAAAATACACCCATTAAAAAAAATTTCTGATCAAAGAGGAATGGTAATGCACATGTTGCGTTGCGATACTAGTCATTTCTCAAAATTTGGTGAAGTATATTTTTCCACAATAAAAGAAAATGCGACTAAAGCCTGGAAAAAACATTTATTCATGACACAAAATTTAGCTGTTCCTGTTGGCAAAATTAAACTTGTGTGCTTTGATGATAGAAAAAATTCATTTAGTTATGGATTGATTGACGAAATTTATTTAGGAATAGAACATTTTTATTTAGTCACTGTACCCCCCCTTATTTGGTACGGTTTCCAAGGAATTGGAGCCTGTGAATCTCTAATAGCGAATTGTACTGATATGCCACATGACCCTAATGAAGTCGTTAGAAAATCTGAAAGTGATGAAAGCATTCCTTATAAATGGTTTTAA
- a CDS encoding AroB-related putative sugar phosphate phospholyase (cyclizing) yields MSKIDSININSHFGNYTVKFIHDPFQRMLELASDNHFFIIDENVFRLYEDKFYFIINNKQSYLLINPTEISKSLEKFPFYIEHCIRSNVKRETNIVAIGGGIVQDISAFLSSIIFRGLKWTFFPTTLLSQADSCIGSKTSINCMGIKNIVGNFYPPNCLYISALFLDTLSDLDLRSGLGEIIKIHAIYGQDEFKNLEVDFDSLFLSKELLLKYIQKSLIMKKKLIEIDEFDKDQRLVLNYGHSFGHAIESATNYAVPHGIAVSMGCHFANYISMKISLNNGFIYKNMQHILRKNIPVIANVCFNEEVFFDSLSKDKKNTKSSFIFILPGHDGIPVKTSVDNNSAFKNICREFLYQELRLKA; encoded by the coding sequence GTGTCTAAAATAGACTCTATTAATATTAATTCTCATTTTGGAAATTATACTGTCAAGTTTATTCATGATCCCTTTCAAAGAATGTTAGAGCTTGCGTCTGACAATCATTTTTTTATTATTGACGAAAATGTTTTCAGATTATATGAAGATAAATTTTATTTTATAATAAATAATAAGCAATCTTATTTATTAATAAATCCAACAGAGATCTCAAAATCACTCGAAAAATTTCCTTTTTATATTGAGCATTGTATTCGCTCTAATGTAAAAAGGGAAACTAATATTGTAGCAATTGGAGGTGGGATTGTACAAGATATTTCAGCATTTCTTTCTTCAATTATTTTTAGAGGTTTAAAATGGACTTTTTTCCCAACAACACTTTTATCACAAGCGGACTCTTGTATAGGCTCAAAAACTTCAATAAATTGTATGGGAATTAAAAACATTGTCGGTAATTTTTATCCGCCAAATTGTTTATATATTTCAGCGCTATTTTTAGATACTTTAAGTGATTTAGACTTAAGATCTGGTCTGGGAGAAATTATAAAAATTCATGCTATTTATGGACAAGATGAATTTAAAAATCTTGAAGTAGATTTTGATTCACTTTTTCTATCAAAAGAGTTGCTTTTGAAATATATTCAAAAATCGCTAATAATGAAAAAAAAGTTAATAGAAATTGATGAGTTTGATAAAGATCAAAGGCTTGTATTAAATTATGGTCATAGCTTTGGACATGCAATTGAGTCTGCGACTAATTATGCAGTGCCCCATGGTATAGCTGTGTCAATGGGGTGTCATTTTGCTAACTATATTTCAATGAAAATTTCTTTAAATAATGGATTTATATATAAAAATATGCAGCACATTCTTAGAAAAAATATTCCAGTTATAGCAAATGTTTGTTTCAATGAGGAGGTTTTTTTTGATTCTTTATCAAAAGATAAGAAAAATACAAAGTCGTCTTTTATTTTTATTTTGCCAGGACATGATGGAATACCAGTTAAAACAAGTGTCGATAATAATTCTGCTTTTAAAAATATTTGCAGAGAATTTTTATATCAAGAGTTAAGGTTAAAAGCTTAA
- a CDS encoding class I SAM-dependent methyltransferase, which produces MAKNSYQTEWNGINLLEIAKDKATLNKNGLPNSLFYKKFYNKLKEKSFNVNDEWKNLKRNTSTMLESIINDVANELNIEAKKLSIISIGCGLGIVELPFIEKGYNITLHEIQSESLDFIKEKVKQRNLNIRTIEGNITDLMIMEKYDIVYLGFIEYTFTQKKEYQKFLSSLYNLLNTNGYLISIESTPDFTKKNLKNYVGDFLRIIGLKRKHPKDAIYWGVLRTLDEKIFFWKKSGFTLKEYGIIDANFLNILYRSKDLNNKIQTNNSIGFLIGKK; this is translated from the coding sequence ATGGCAAAAAATTCGTATCAGACAGAATGGAATGGTATTAATCTATTGGAAATCGCCAAGGATAAAGCTACTCTTAATAAAAATGGTTTACCGAATTCACTATTTTATAAGAAATTTTACAATAAACTAAAAGAAAAAAGCTTTAATGTAAATGATGAATGGAAAAATTTAAAAAGAAATACTTCAACAATGCTTGAATCAATTATAAATGATGTAGCTAATGAATTAAATATAGAAGCAAAGAAACTAAGTATAATTTCTATAGGGTGTGGTTTAGGAATAGTTGAATTACCGTTTATAGAAAAAGGCTATAATATAACTTTACATGAGATACAAAGTGAATCGCTAGATTTCATAAAAGAAAAAGTAAAACAAAGAAACTTAAATATAAGAACAATAGAAGGAAATATAACTGATTTAATGATAATGGAAAAGTATGATATTGTTTATTTAGGTTTTATTGAGTATACTTTTACCCAAAAGAAAGAATATCAAAAATTTTTGTCATCATTGTATAATTTATTAAATACTAATGGCTATTTAATAAGTATAGAGTCGACTCCAGATTTCACAAAAAAAAATCTAAAAAATTATGTGGGCGATTTTCTACGAATCATTGGTCTAAAAAGAAAACACCCTAAAGATGCTATTTATTGGGGAGTCCTTAGAACATTAGATGAAAAAATATTTTTCTGGAAGAAGTCTGGATTCACTTTAAAAGAGTATGGAATTATAGATGCTAATTTTTTAAATATATTATATAGAAGTAAAGATCTTAATAATAAAATACAAACTAATAATTCAATTGGTTTTTTAATAGGGAAAAAGTAG
- the rfbG gene encoding CDP-glucose 4,6-dehydratase → MLIYNNLFLNTYKDKKVFVTGHTGFKGAWLTQWLLELGADVAGYSLYIPSQPSLYEILNLKEKIKIDFQADILEYNVLKSALNEFQPDIVFHLAAQPIVSESYNHPRNTFQVNLMGMVNILDAILAIPSVRAGVFITSDKCYDNVEWEFGYRESDKLGGKDPYSASKACAEIAFSSYVRSFYNSSDLNIPFFSTTRAGNVIGGGDWAKDRIVPDCMRAWSQLRSVSIRNPNSTRPWQHVLEPLSGYLWLGANLFSKKEGTHGEAFNFGPSSEVNYFVEVLINLLQRDWENASLETVKSDHSMNLKEASLLKLCCDKAYNRLGWLPTLSFNETALFTSSWYKNYYSNQYNIEEFTKKQIEQYCEISSERKRIWTR, encoded by the coding sequence ATGTTAATTTATAATAATTTATTTTTAAATACTTATAAAGACAAGAAAGTCTTTGTCACAGGCCATACAGGATTTAAAGGAGCATGGCTTACGCAATGGCTTCTTGAATTGGGCGCTGATGTTGCAGGTTATTCTTTATACATTCCTTCACAACCGAGCTTATATGAAATTTTAAATTTAAAAGAAAAAATTAAAATTGATTTTCAAGCGGATATTCTTGAGTACAATGTTTTAAAAAGTGCATTAAATGAATTTCAACCAGATATTGTCTTTCATCTTGCAGCCCAACCTATAGTAAGTGAATCCTATAATCATCCTAGGAATACATTCCAAGTTAATTTAATGGGTATGGTAAATATATTAGACGCAATTTTAGCAATTCCTTCAGTAAGAGCTGGGGTGTTTATAACAAGTGATAAATGCTATGACAATGTGGAATGGGAATTTGGCTATAGAGAAAGTGATAAACTTGGTGGGAAAGATCCTTACAGTGCTTCAAAAGCATGTGCTGAAATTGCATTTTCTTCATATGTAAGATCTTTTTATAATTCTTCAGATTTGAATATTCCATTTTTTTCCACGACACGAGCAGGAAATGTTATTGGAGGAGGTGATTGGGCCAAAGATAGAATTGTGCCAGACTGTATGCGTGCATGGAGTCAACTTCGGTCAGTGTCTATTAGAAATCCAAACTCAACCAGACCTTGGCAGCACGTGCTTGAACCTTTAAGTGGTTATTTATGGTTAGGTGCAAATCTCTTTTCCAAAAAAGAGGGAACTCATGGTGAAGCTTTTAACTTTGGCCCTTCTTCAGAAGTGAATTATTTTGTTGAAGTACTAATAAATTTATTACAGAGAGATTGGGAGAATGCTTCTTTAGAAACTGTAAAAAGTGATCATTCTATGAATTTAAAAGAAGCTTCATTATTAAAGCTCTGTTGTGACAAAGCTTATAATAGACTTGGTTGGCTACCGACTTTGAGTTTCAATGAAACAGCTCTCTTTACTTCAAGTTGGTATAAAAATTATTATAGTAATCAATATAATATTGAAGAGTTTACGAAAAAACAAATTGAACAATACTGTGAGATATCAAGTGAAAGAAAAAGAATTTGGACAAGATGA
- a CDS encoding DegT/DnrJ/EryC1/StrS family aminotransferase, translating into MLRLSMACVDNYEIESLKKVFFESTHFGLGSYVEKFEQEIKNFLNSEYEVICVNTGTAALHIALESLAFPKGSEVIVPSITFVASYSAICAAGLIPVSCDVTFPDCHLDCEDLQKRITKKTVAIMPVAYSGTDFNRNLTYEIASKYNLRVIEDDAHAFGSLNQDGVQFGASGDIICFSFDGIKNITCGEGGAVLTKDKVLAHKLRVMRSLGIEKDVELRYKGQRAWEYDVTSLGYRYHMSNINAAIGSTQLVKLPSFFAKKNELSLAYIIAIKENNLNDIFYLTQNIKKTDCLHIFSCLLPPKIDRKNIMQALKQEGIECGFHYVPNHTHTLFRSCYSLPNSEELGLRLISLPFHPSMQIDDTIFVIETLKKFILG; encoded by the coding sequence ATGCTTAGACTATCTATGGCATGTGTTGATAATTATGAAATTGAATCCCTAAAAAAAGTTTTTTTTGAAAGCACCCATTTTGGTCTTGGTTCTTATGTTGAAAAATTTGAACAAGAAATTAAAAACTTTTTAAATTCAGAATATGAAGTTATTTGTGTGAATACGGGCACGGCTGCTTTACATATTGCCTTAGAATCACTTGCATTTCCCAAAGGCTCTGAAGTCATTGTTCCTTCAATTACCTTTGTTGCATCTTATTCTGCAATATGTGCAGCTGGTTTAATTCCTGTTTCCTGTGATGTCACTTTTCCAGACTGTCACCTGGATTGCGAAGATCTGCAAAAAAGAATAACTAAAAAGACAGTCGCTATTATGCCTGTAGCATACTCAGGAACTGATTTTAATCGAAATTTAACATACGAAATTGCAAGTAAATATAATTTGCGCGTGATCGAAGATGACGCACATGCTTTTGGGTCTTTAAATCAAGATGGTGTTCAGTTTGGAGCTTCTGGAGATATCATTTGTTTTTCATTTGATGGAATAAAAAATATTACGTGTGGAGAAGGAGGTGCAGTTCTTACCAAAGATAAAGTTCTTGCACATAAATTAAGAGTCATGCGTTCCCTTGGTATCGAAAAAGATGTTGAACTTAGATATAAAGGACAACGGGCGTGGGAATATGACGTGACTTCATTAGGATATCGTTATCATATGTCAAACATAAATGCTGCCATTGGTTCTACTCAACTCGTAAAACTTCCTTCTTTTTTTGCAAAGAAAAATGAGCTTTCTCTTGCTTATATAATTGCAATAAAAGAAAATAATTTGAATGATATTTTTTATTTAACTCAGAATATAAAAAAAACAGATTGCTTGCATATATTTAGCTGTTTATTGCCCCCTAAAATAGATCGAAAAAATATAATGCAAGCTTTAAAACAAGAAGGTATAGAATGTGGATTTCACTATGTCCCCAATCACACACATACTTTATTTCGAAGTTGTTATTCTCTGCCAAATTCAGAAGAACTTGGACTACGTCTTATTTCACTTCCATTTCATCCATCTATGCAAATAGATGATACGATTTTCGTAATAGAAACTCTTAAAAAATTTATTTTAGGTTAA
- a CDS encoding Gfo/Idh/MocA family protein encodes MSSKLKIGIAGYGIVGKRRRQFIDSNSYAQVIAVCDRKFEKSGQMEDGTYFFANLQSMINEVKLDAVFVCLTNDIAPKATIYCLENGIHVFCEKPPGRTVEDVEQVILTEKKFPKLKLMYGFNHRYHESVKEALKIVKEKSLGEIINMRGIYGKSKILSFESDWRTKREIAGGGILLDQGIHMLDLMRLFAGEFTKIYSFVHNYFWQHDVEDNAYSLMKTDNNIVAMLHSSATQWRHKFQLEVTLQKGQLILSGILSGTKSYGAETLTIVYPHENDCGDPKEVTIRYNNDPSWNDEVSDFIKCILTDCPISSGSSEEALKTMQLVYNIYSSDSKWKEKYSIF; translated from the coding sequence ATGAGTTCAAAACTAAAAATCGGAATAGCTGGCTATGGAATAGTTGGTAAAAGGAGAAGGCAATTTATTGATTCTAACAGCTATGCTCAAGTCATTGCAGTGTGCGATCGTAAATTTGAAAAGTCTGGACAAATGGAAGATGGGACATACTTTTTTGCAAATTTACAATCAATGATAAATGAAGTAAAATTAGATGCAGTATTTGTATGTTTAACCAACGACATAGCTCCTAAAGCAACAATATATTGTCTTGAAAATGGGATTCATGTATTCTGTGAAAAACCACCAGGGCGAACCGTAGAAGATGTTGAGCAAGTTATTTTAACAGAAAAAAAATTTCCTAAATTAAAACTTATGTACGGATTTAATCATCGCTATCATGAATCAGTTAAAGAAGCTTTAAAGATTGTAAAGGAAAAATCTCTAGGAGAAATCATAAATATGCGAGGTATTTATGGGAAGTCTAAAATCCTTAGCTTTGAATCTGATTGGAGAACGAAAAGAGAAATTGCTGGAGGAGGGATTTTATTAGATCAAGGAATTCACATGCTTGATCTAATGAGATTGTTTGCTGGAGAGTTTACTAAGATTTATAGTTTTGTTCATAATTATTTTTGGCAGCATGATGTTGAAGACAATGCTTATTCTTTAATGAAAACTGATAATAATATTGTTGCAATGTTGCATTCATCTGCAACTCAGTGGCGACATAAATTTCAGCTTGAAGTTACTTTGCAGAAAGGACAACTTATTTTATCAGGCATCTTATCTGGTACAAAAAGTTATGGGGCGGAAACACTGACTATTGTTTATCCTCATGAAAATGATTGTGGTGATCCCAAGGAAGTTACAATTCGCTATAATAATGATCCATCATGGAATGATGAAGTTTCGGATTTTATAAAATGTATATTAACAGATTGCCCTATTTCTTCTGGCTCGTCTGAAGAAGCATTAAAGACTATGCAGCTCGTTTATAATATTTACAGTTCTGATTCAAAGTGGAAAGAAAAATATTCTATTTTTTAA
- a CDS encoding phosphoglycerate dehydrogenase codes for MNVINKIAVASRSFSRNELLRVEILKKYKDIKFNDEGKSLCGTDLINFLNGHDKAIIALERIDDYVLSKLPDLKVISKYGVGLNNLDFHSLAKFNINLGWIKGVNRRSVAELALSFALLLIRKSYEANIILKSMNWQQIVGYQLTGKVFGIIGCGCIGQDLIKLLKPFDCDIICYDILDELKNKVNNARFVSLEELLTCSDIISLHIPYSEKNHNFIDAKKLNLMKKTSIFINTSRGNLVDEAYLKEMLLSKKLLAAGFDVFAQEPFYESELLHLPNFFATPHIGGSSMEAIWAMGMAAIEGLEKNYSVDTFQSEWFI; via the coding sequence ATGAATGTGATAAATAAAATAGCTGTTGCTTCTCGATCTTTTTCAAGAAATGAATTGCTAAGAGTTGAAATACTAAAAAAATATAAAGATATAAAATTTAACGATGAAGGAAAATCTTTATGCGGCACTGATTTAATAAATTTTTTAAACGGCCACGATAAAGCAATTATTGCTCTTGAAAGAATAGATGATTATGTTTTATCTAAACTTCCAGATTTAAAAGTAATTTCAAAATATGGAGTTGGATTAAATAATTTAGATTTCCACTCTTTGGCTAAATTCAACATCAATTTAGGCTGGATAAAAGGAGTCAACAGACGTTCGGTAGCTGAGTTAGCTTTGTCATTTGCTCTCTTACTTATTAGAAAATCTTATGAAGCAAACATAATTCTTAAAAGTATGAATTGGCAACAAATAGTTGGTTATCAGCTTACAGGAAAAGTTTTTGGGATTATTGGTTGTGGATGCATTGGGCAGGATTTAATTAAATTATTAAAACCCTTTGATTGTGATATCATTTGTTATGATATATTGGATGAACTAAAAAATAAAGTAAATAATGCTCGCTTCGTTTCACTAGAAGAGTTGTTGACTTGTTCGGATATAATTTCACTACATATTCCATATTCGGAAAAAAATCATAATTTTATTGATGCAAAAAAATTGAATTTAATGAAAAAAACTTCCATTTTTATAAATACTTCTAGAGGAAATCTTGTGGATGAAGCCTATTTGAAAGAAATGCTTCTCAGTAAAAAGTTATTAGCTGCTGGTTTTGATGTTTTTGCACAGGAACCCTTTTATGAATCCGAACTTCTACATTTACCCAATTTTTTTGCAACACCACATATAGGGGGTAGTTCTATGGAAGCTATTTGGGCAATGGGAATGGCGGCAATTGAAGGACTCGAAAAAAACTATAGTGTTGATACTTTTCAAAGTGAATGGTTTATTTAG
- a CDS encoding D-sedoheptulose-7-phosphate isomerase, with protein sequence MNINMIEKAYRESSSPEIFSKKYINYLCEILNSLDFKAIGNFIELIISAQNRGSHIFFLGNGGSASTASHFANDLSIGTRSWKKPFKALSLTDNNAIITALGNDCGYDEIFVQQLRIHMSPSDVVVAISASGNSPNVIKAVEYANTNDGITIGLSGFDGGALREIANYSIHIPSNKGEYGPVEDAHMVLDHLLNGYLLGMLKYERTAEVKNEL encoded by the coding sequence ATGAATATTAATATGATAGAAAAAGCATACCGTGAGTCATCAAGTCCAGAAATATTTTCAAAAAAATATATCAACTATCTATGCGAAATTTTAAATTCTTTAGATTTCAAAGCAATAGGTAACTTTATTGAGTTGATTATTTCTGCACAAAATAGAGGTTCTCATATATTTTTTTTAGGAAATGGTGGAAGTGCTTCTACTGCTTCGCATTTTGCGAATGATTTGAGTATTGGTACAAGAAGCTGGAAAAAACCTTTTAAGGCATTAAGTTTAACTGATAATAATGCCATTATAACAGCATTAGGAAATGATTGTGGCTATGATGAAATATTTGTTCAGCAATTAAGGATTCACATGTCCCCGAGTGATGTTGTTGTTGCTATTTCTGCTTCAGGAAACTCTCCAAATGTAATAAAGGCTGTTGAATATGCAAATACAAATGATGGCATAACTATTGGTTTGTCTGGATTTGACGGTGGGGCTTTACGAGAAATTGCAAATTATTCCATTCACATACCATCAAATAAAGGTGAATACGGTCCCGTTGAAGATGCCCATATGGTTCTTGATCATCTCCTTAATGGTTATTTATTAGGGATGCTTAAATATGAAAGAACTGCGGAAGTGAAAAATGAGCTTTGA